TTGTCGCGGTATTGGCGCTGTGCGCTGGTGCTGTTGGGGCTGCCACGGAAAATCCCGCGGATCAGATCGTGGCGGAGCGGCTGCGCAAGGCTTCGGATCAACTCCGCACCGCGCATGACCAGTTGCAGGATATGCGCGAGGAAGTGGAGCGGGTACGCCGCGTGGCCACCGTGAATTTTCAAAACAACGCCTACAAGGTTTTCATGAAAGGCGTGCTGGACGTGTACGGCCGGGTGACCGCTCCGGGAGGTTGGGTGGATGCGGTGAACATGGCCGTGGAAACCGTGCAGAATCTCTGGAGCGATCCGACCTTGTTCGGTTCCATGGTACGCAAACCCGGATCCGAACAGCGTGCCTTGCTTTCGGCGGGCGCTGAGAACGCCTTGCGGTCAAGGGGCCGGGTCCGGCGATATCTGCACGATCTGGCCGTGATCATGCAATCCCCGTTGGCGCGGTTTGATGATGACCAGCCCCCGCTTCGTTCGGCCAAGGGCTGGTGGCGGTATCCCGGGGACGGGGTCACGGACGACGAGATCGAGCTGGTAACCCGGAAGTTGCAGGTGGTCCGCAATTTGAGCGAAAAGCTTGTGTCGGTTATGGACCGGGAATTGGCTTCACTGCGCGAACAGCGAAAGAACATGCTGGCGGTAATTGCCGAACTGGAAGCGGCCAAACCCGCGTCCAAGCAAAGCGGAACAGCGGACCGGGCCTACCTTGAAAGTCTTATGCCTCTGCCTGGGGACATCCCCATGCCGCCGTCCACCGCACCGGACAAGGAGCCGACAAAAGAATGGGGAATTTCGGACGGCAACGCCTTCCCAAATTACGATCCCAAGGACAAATATACCGGATTTGAGGAATTGACCTGGCGGTATTCCACATCGTTGCAATACCCAGCGGACCCGGATGAGCAGTATGATTATGATGTGTACGTCCTGCTCATGCGCGGCGATCCGGCCGCCATTGCCAAGGCGTATGACGAAGGCGTGGCCTTTATCGCGTCTATGGGTGACATGGACAAGGGATACAAGCCTATTCAGGAACTGGACATAGGAGAACGCGGGCATATTCGTGAAGCCACCAGGGACGGTGGATGGAACCATTCCATCATGTTCCGCAAAAAAGGCATCTTGGTGGAGGTTCGGTCTTCTCCCTGGGCAGGCGGGCTGGACGTAGGTAAGCAGGCGGCCCGGGCCGTTGCCGCTCGCATCCGATGAATGTCCGGCCGCTTATGCGGCAGGCGGCCATGAAGTTAAACCGTTGGTGAGCCGGAGGCTCGGCGGGAAAGCCTCGTCACACGCGTCGCCGTAGTATGAAAAAGGGTCGCCCAAAGGCGACCCTTTTTATATGTCGCCCAAGGGCGACTTCCGGCAGAAGCCGAAGGAGGTTTATTTCAGCCAGCCTTCCACCTGCTCGGGGTTCTCGTTGATGAAGCGCACCGCGTTTTCATACGGGGTGCCGCCGTCCTGGTTCCAGGCCATGATGGACTGGAGTTGGTTGGTGTCGGTGTAGGAGAAGTTGTTCAGGAAGTTGTACACCTCGGGCATGTCGTCCTTCAGACCGGTACGCACGATGGTGTGGATGCTTTCCTCGCCGCCCAGGACGCCCTTGGGGTCTTCCAGGTATTTGAGGTCCCACTTGCCGAACATCCAGTGCGGGGACCAACCGGTCACCGCGACCCATTCGTTGTTCTTGATGGCGGACTGCAGCGCGGCGGTCATGGTGGCGCCGGAGCCTTCCATCAGGGTGTAGTCCAGGCCGTACTGTTCGATCACGTCTTCGGAAAGACGCATGATGCCAGCGCCCGGGTCGATGCCGATGATGCGCCCCTGGAACTTGTCCTTAACGCTGTTCAGCTCCTCGATGGAATCGATGGTCACGTAGGTCGGCACGGCCCAGCCGAGGCGAGCGCCGCCGGTGATGGGACCGAGGTCTTCCACCTTGCCTTCCATTTTGGCGAGGTAGTCGGCGTGGGTCACGGGCAGCCAAGCCGTCACGAAGCCGTCCACGTCACCGCTGGCAGTGGCCTGCCACATGGCCGCCGCGGCCACGGGAAGGATTTCCACGTCGTAGC
The Paucidesulfovibrio gracilis DSM 16080 DNA segment above includes these coding regions:
- a CDS encoding glycine betaine ABC transporter substrate-binding protein — its product is MKRILTLLAAMALCASLVVPAFAGKGKVRIAYVEWDCAVASTNVVRAVLQEKMGYDVEILPVAAAAMWQATASGDVDGFVTAWLPVTHADYLAKMEGKVEDLGPITGGARLGWAVPTYVTIDSIEELNSVKDKFQGRIIGIDPGAGIMRLSEDVIEQYGLDYTLMEGSGATMTAALQSAIKNNEWVAVTGWSPHWMFGKWDLKYLEDPKGVLGGEESIHTIVRTGLKDDMPEVYNFLNNFSYTDTNQLQSIMAWNQDGGTPYENAVRFINENPEQVEGWLK